A segment of the Agromyces sp. H17E-10 genome:
GCGCTACGAGGCGCCGCCGCGACCTGCCGCGCCGAAGCGGCCGAACCTCGCCGTCGAAGCCGTCGAGGGGTTGAAGGCCGCGGCCTCGAACCGCGACCTGCTGCTCATCCTCGGACTCGCCGCCGCACAGGCGCTCACGCGGGGGGCCCTCACGGTGCTCTCGGTCGTCGTCGCGATCGAGCTGCTCGGCACCGGCGAGCCCGGGGTCGCGGCGATCATGACGGCGGTCGGCATCGGCGCCGTGCTCGGCTCGCTCGCGGCATCCCTGCTCGTCGGCACGGCGCGGCTCGGCGCCTGGTTCGCGGTCGGCGTCGCGCTCTGGGGGCTGCCGCTCGCGCTCATCGGGCTCGTGCCGCAGCAGGCCGCCGCGCTCGGCCTGATCGCGTTCATCGGTGTGGGCAACTCGCTCATCGACCTCGCGGGCTTCACGCTCATCGGCCGGCTCGCGCCCGACGAGGTGCTCGCCCGCGTGTTCGGCGTGCTCGAGAGTGTCGTCGCCGTGTTCATCGGCATCGGCGCGCTCGTCGCGTCGACCCTCGTCGACCTCGCCGGCATCCAGCCCGCCCTCATCGCGATCGGGCTCGTCTGCCCCGTGCTCGCGGTCGTCTCGTGGCGGCGCCTCCGCCGGCTCGACCGCACCGTCGACGCGCTCGACGGCGACGTCGCCCTGCTCAGGCGGGTGCCGATGTTCCGCACGCTGCCGCTGCCCGCGGCCGAGCAGCTCGCCCGCGGGCTCGAGCCGGCGGCGACGTTCGCCGACGGCGACGCCGTGTTCCGGCAGGGCGAGGTGGGTGACCGCTACTACCTGATCGAGCACGGCGCGGCCGACGTGGTCGGCGACGGGCGGGTGGTCGCGACCCTCGCGCCGGGCGACGGCTTCGGCGAGATCGCGCTGCTGCGCAGGAGCCGCCGCACCGCGACCGTCGTCGCCGACGGTGCGCTCACGGTGCGGGCGCTGACCTCCGACCGATTCCTGCCCGTCGTGCTCGGCTACACGCCGAGCGCGCAGCAGGCCGCCGCCGACGTCGACGCGCGCCTCGGGCGCTTCGAGCCGGCCGACGAGGCATCCCCGCCGGACGCGGACGGAGCCCAAGCATCGGCTGCCGACGGAGCCCAGGCGCCCGACGATCCGCGGGACACCCCCGGTTCGCGGGGTTGATGCCGGCCCTGAAGGATGCGAGCCTGTGCAGATGGAGTCCGGCAGGGCGGTGCTGCTGATCGCCGACATCGGGGGCTACACCGACTACATGAGCTCCCATCGCTTCAGCCTCGCGCACGCCGAGGTCAACACCGCGCGCATGCTCGAGAAGATGATCGACGCGGCCCCCGGCTACGACCTCATCGAGATCGAGGGCGATGCCGCGTTCCTCTCGCGGTCGGCCGACGGACGCGATCCCGAGGCCGAGGTCGCCGAGATCCTGCGCGTCGCGGTCGCGATGCACCGCGCGTTCCACCTCGAACGCCAGAACGTCGCCGCGAACCTCTGCCCGTGCGCCGGCTGCAAGGAGGCGGCCGAGCTCAAGCTCAAGTTCGTCGCCCACGTCGGGGATGTCGCGACGCAGACGATCCGCGAGCGCATCAAGCTCGTCGGCATCGACGTCATCCACGTGCACCGAATGCTCAAGAACCCCGTCGAGATCCCCGAGTACGTGCTGCTGTCGGACGAGCTGCACGCGAGCGGCCCGGGCGCGCTGACGGTCGACGTGCACGAAATCTCGCAGGACCTCGAGGGCATCGGCACCGTGCGGGCCTACTTCGTCGACGTCGGCGACCTCGACGGCGACCTGCCGCCGCTGCCTGCGCCGTCGGTGCGGTCGCGTCTCGGGCGCACCTTCGCCGCCGCCGGCCTCGGCATGCCATACCTGCTGGGGATGCGGCGCCCGCGAGCCGTTCGCTGACCGCCGGGAGCGCTGCGCGCTTTCAGCGGCAGTGAACAATCGTCCGCTTCAAGCGCTGCGCGCTTTCAGCGAACAGGCAGCCGCCGCCCAGCGGCGCCGGGGTAGCCTTGCAAGATCATGAACATGAAGAAGGTCTTCCGCGGGCCGATCATCTACATCCTGCTCGCGATCGTCGCCGTGTGGATCGGGTCGAGCCTCATCACCGCCTCCGGTTTCAAAGAGGTGTCGACGCAGAAGGGCCTCGAGCTGCTGAGCGACGGCAAGGTCGCCGCCGTGAAGATCGTCGACGGCGAGAACCGCGTCGACCTCACCCTCGCCAAAGAAGACGAGAAGCTCGGCAAGCAGGTGCAGTTCTACTACGTGACGCCGCGCGGCACCGACATCGTCAACGCCGTCGACGACGCGAACCCGAAGGACGGCTACAACGACGAGGTGCCGCAGCCGAACTGGTTCATGTCGATGCTCGGCATCCTCCTGCCGCTGCTGCTCATCGGCGTCTTCTTCTGGATCATGCTGTCGGGCATGCAGGGCGGCGGCAACCGCGTCATGCAATTCGGCAAGTCGAAGGCGAAGCTCGTCTCGAAGGAGAGCCCGAAGGTCACGTTCGCCGACGTCGCGGGCGCCGACGAGGCCATCGAGGAGCTGCAGGAGATCAAGGACTTCCTGAAGGAGCCGGCCAAGTTCCAGGCCGTCGGTGCGCGCATCCCGAAGGGCGTGCTGCTCTACGGCCCTCCTGGCACCGGCAAGACGCTCCTCGCCCGCGCGGTCGCCGGCGAGGCCGGCGTGCCCTTCTACTCGATCTCGGGCTCCGACTTCGTCGAGATGTTCGTCGGCGTCGGTGCATCCCGCGTGCGCGACCTCTTCGACCAGGCGAAGCAGAACGCCCCGGCCATCATCTTCGTCGACGAGATCGACGCGGTCGGCCGTCACCGCGGCGCCGGCATGGGCGGCGGCCACGACGAGCGCGAGCAGACCCTCAACCAGCTGCTCGTCGAGATGGACGGCTTCGACCCCAAGACGAACGTCATCATGATCGCGGCGACGAACCGCCCCGACATCCTCGACCCGGCCCTGCTGCGCCCCGGCCGCTTCGACCGCCAGATCGGCGTCGACGCCCCCGACCTCAAGGGCCGCCAGCGCATCCTCGAGGTGCACTCGATGGGCAAGCCGCTCGCGAAGGGCGTCGACCTCGAGGTGCTCGCGCGCAAGACGCCGGGCTTCACGGGCGCCGACCTCGCGAACGTGCTC
Coding sequences within it:
- a CDS encoding MFS transporter; this encodes MGEGGRRSRLRDAAAAFASNARNPALRRAQLSFLGAWTAEWAFTVALGIVAYRDGGAAALGLVGFLRMVPSAILAPLLSPIADRGRRERVLILVSTVRGAATAAAAVIVAVAGPPAVVYVLAIVSTIAATLYRPAHSALLPSLCRTGYELASANMVRGLLDSAATLVGPLVAAVLLQFTGVDVVFAVAAAASFAAAGLLVGLRYEAPPRPAAPKRPNLAVEAVEGLKAAASNRDLLLILGLAAAQALTRGALTVLSVVVAIELLGTGEPGVAAIMTAVGIGAVLGSLAASLLVGTARLGAWFAVGVALWGLPLALIGLVPQQAAALGLIAFIGVGNSLIDLAGFTLIGRLAPDEVLARVFGVLESVVAVFIGIGALVASTLVDLAGIQPALIAIGLVCPVLAVVSWRRLRRLDRTVDALDGDVALLRRVPMFRTLPLPAAEQLARGLEPAATFADGDAVFRQGEVGDRYYLIEHGAADVVGDGRVVATLAPGDGFGEIALLRRSRRTATVVADGALTVRALTSDRFLPVVLGYTPSAQQAAADVDARLGRFEPADEASPPDADGAQASAADGAQAPDDPRDTPGSRG
- a CDS encoding DUF2652 domain-containing protein produces the protein MESGRAVLLIADIGGYTDYMSSHRFSLAHAEVNTARMLEKMIDAAPGYDLIEIEGDAAFLSRSADGRDPEAEVAEILRVAVAMHRAFHLERQNVAANLCPCAGCKEAAELKLKFVAHVGDVATQTIRERIKLVGIDVIHVHRMLKNPVEIPEYVLLSDELHASGPGALTVDVHEISQDLEGIGTVRAYFVDVGDLDGDLPPLPAPSVRSRLGRTFAAAGLGMPYLLGMRRPRAVR
- the ftsH gene encoding ATP-dependent zinc metalloprotease FtsH encodes the protein MNMKKVFRGPIIYILLAIVAVWIGSSLITASGFKEVSTQKGLELLSDGKVAAVKIVDGENRVDLTLAKEDEKLGKQVQFYYVTPRGTDIVNAVDDANPKDGYNDEVPQPNWFMSMLGILLPLLLIGVFFWIMLSGMQGGGNRVMQFGKSKAKLVSKESPKVTFADVAGADEAIEELQEIKDFLKEPAKFQAVGARIPKGVLLYGPPGTGKTLLARAVAGEAGVPFYSISGSDFVEMFVGVGASRVRDLFDQAKQNAPAIIFVDEIDAVGRHRGAGMGGGHDEREQTLNQLLVEMDGFDPKTNVIMIAATNRPDILDPALLRPGRFDRQIGVDAPDLKGRQRILEVHSMGKPLAKGVDLEVLARKTPGFTGADLANVLNEAALLTARSNAQLIDNRALDEAVDRVIAGPQRRTRVMKDKEKLITAYHEGGHALAAAAMNYTDPVTKITILPRGRALGYTMVMPLEDKYSITRNELLDQLTYAMGGRVAEEIVFHDPSTGASNDIEKATGTARKMVTEYGMSANVGAVKLGQSSGEMFLGRDMGHQRDYSEGIAEKVDAEVRTLIEQAHDEAWQVLNDNRDILDKLAAELLEHETLDHNQIAEIFKDVKKLPERPLWLSSDNRPVSDLPPISFPTEKMPIDSGAVDGGVDSGSTPSEEPAPVRTPRSNPRPATA